The Gemmatimonadota bacterium DH-78 region CCCCGTGCTCGTGCACGACGCCGCCCTCGGTCGCACCACGAACGGCTTCGGCCCGGTGCGCCGGCGCTCCCTCGCCCAGCTGCAGTCGCTCGACGCCGGCAGCTGGTTCGACGCCGCCTTCGCCGGCGAGCGGATCCCGTCGCTGCGCGAAGCGCTCGAGCATGTGAAGGGCCGGGTGGGACGGGTGTACTGCGAAGTGAAGGGCTATCGCGAACTGGAGGACCTCGATCGCATGGCCCGTATCGTTCGCGAGGCCGACCTCGCCTACGACACCGTCTTCATCTCGATGGACTGGGGCATCCTCGAGCGCATCGCCGGCCAGGACGACACCGTCGGCATCGGCTACATCGTCGACAAGCGCGAGCGCTGGGAGGAGGCGCTGGAGCGCGCCACGCCGCAGGAGCGTGCGATCGTCGACGTCGACCACCGGATCCTGCTGGCCGAGCCCCACCTGGTCGCGCAGGCCACCGAGCGCGGGATCGCGGTGGCCGTGTGGACGGTGGATTCGGCCGCGGAGGCCGAGCAGCTCCGTCAGGCCGGAGTGACGCGGTTCACGACGAACCAGGTGGAGCGTCTTCTGTCGTGGCGGGATGCCCGCTCGGAGTCGCT contains the following coding sequences:
- a CDS encoding glycerophosphodiester phosphodiesterase, with amino-acid sequence MTLSEEIIAHRGYSAVAPENTLAAVEKALEAGADAVEWDVHVASCGTPVLVHDAALGRTTNGFGPVRRRSLAQLQSLDAGSWFDAAFAGERIPSLREALEHVKGRVGRVYCEVKGYRELEDLDRMARIVREADLAYDTVFISMDWGILERIAGQDDTVGIGYIVDKRERWEEALERATPQERAIVDVDHRILLAEPHLVAQATERGIAVAVWTVDSAAEAEQLRQAGVTRFTTNQVERLLSWRDARSESLPR